The following DNA comes from Candidatus Hydrogenedentota bacterium.
CAAGTTCTTGTGATTGATCTCGACTTGATTGAATCCTCCAACCTGTCCAGGAGCGTGCTTTTTCGGCCCGGCGATGTGGGCCGGCGGAAGGCGCATGTGGCCGCCGAACGCACGCGGGACATCTATTGCGATTGTCAGACGTCCAGCATTTCCGGCAATGTCATGCATGACGTGGGCCTCGGCGTGTTTGGATGGGCTGATGTGATTCTTGGCGCCTTGGACAATCGCGAGGCGCGCCTATGGCTCAATCGCGCTTCCTGGAAGATGAACCGCCCCTGGATTGACGCGGCAATCGAAGGCATGAACGGCGTTGTTCGCGCGTTTCTCCCGGGCGAGCCCCCCTGTTATGAATGCACGCTCGGGGAGGTCGACTGGAAGATATTGGAAAGGCGGATGTCGTGCAACCTGCTCACGCGTCGAGATATGGAAATGGGCAAGACGCCCACGACGCCCACAACCTCCTCGGTAATTGCCGGGATACAAGTGCAAGAGGCCCTGAAGTATCTTCATGGCCTTCCCGTGCTTTCGGGGAAGGGATATGTATTCGAGGGCATGAACCATACCTCGTATGTCGTCGAGTACACGTCAAATGACGATTGTTTCAGCCATGAGGTATATCGAGATTTTCGCTCTTGGCCGAAATCCTGCGACGAGACGACACTGGCAGAGGTCTATGCCTACGCTGAGGAGGAATTGGGTTCTCGAGAGGTTGTTCTGGATTTCAGCAGGGACATTATTCACACGCTCCGCTGTCCACGCTGTAATACCGTCACCGAAGCCTTCCGGTGCGTGGGGGCGCTCTCCTCGCACGAGGGACTGTGTCCCTCGGATGGTGAAATGCGCGAGGTCACGACGATACACGGGTATGGTGGCACGGAGCCCTATGGTAACAGGACAATCCGTTCGCTCGGGCTCCCGCCGTACGATGTTTTTGCGGCCCGTTCGCGGGAGCGGGAGATCCAGATTCTTGTCCAAGGAGACTACGCGGAGGTGCTTGGCGGATTCTCTCGATAGGGGAAGGTTTGGACATGTCTTCGCGAAACAAAAAGCATAAGCGCAAATCTCCCGAGAGCAAAGACAAGGCGGTCACTATTCACGCGTCCGTTCTCCAGACGATTCGTCAGCATGCACACAGAACGCCTCAGGTGGAAATCTGCGGGGCGCTGATCGGCCAACTGACCGACGCCCGCGTAGAGGTTGTTGGGGCGGTTCCAGGAGAGGGCGCGTCTCACGGAGGCGCACACGTAACCTTCACGCAGGAGGCCTGGGTCAGAATTCATGAAGAAAGAGCTGACCGGTTCCCGGGCCAGAGGATTGTAGGCTGGTATCATTCGCATCCGGGATTCGGCGTATTCCTTTCGGAGCACGACACGTTCATTCACAAGAATTTCTTCACAGGTCCCGGGAATCTGGCTTGGGTCTACGATCCGCTTTCTGAAGAAGAAGGTTGTTTCGGGTGGAGCAGGGGGCAGATTCGGCGCCTCACGCATTTCTCCGTCGTTTCGGACGCTGACGACTCTGCGGGCGTATTGAAAGAACCTGAGGCCGATTCGCCGTACTCCGTTGTCGTGCGAGACGAGCCCCGGCAGGAAGCCGTACCGGTGCGCAGATTCCGGCGGATATTCATTGCCGTGGTTCTCGTGTTGGCGATAGCGGCTGGGTGGTTCGTTCTTACTCGCACTTCCATTCATGAAAAATTGAACGAGGCTCTGAGTACGCTGGGTAGATTGTTAGCGTGGCTGAAATCGAAAATACATTGAAGCCCGGCTGTGAGGTGGGGAGTAGTGTTTGAGCGGAAAGTTGTTTGGGCGGGCGGCGGTCCTGAGGCGGTTGTTCGGGCGCCCCGCACCGGGCGAATGGAAAGAACCGGAACGCAGCGGAGAAGGCCATGAAGAAAGACCCACAAAAGATCCGAATCACCTGGGACGATGTCAAGAATGCGAGAATCTCGGAGCCGGCTCCGCTCCCGCTGCCGATTCCGGGGACTTCCCAGACAGGGGAAGAACGGTCATGGGGCAACATCTCACAGACCGGGCACCCCACTGGAGCATTTGCGGCGTCAGGCGGCAACGTTCTTCTCAAGGGGTGGTTCTATCTGGGCGCGGCAGGCTTGATGGGCGCCTTCCTGGCTTGGTTGATCTGCGAGCCGTCGTTTGGAGACAACGTGAATGGGTGGGGATGGGGCAATGTCCTCATTTTCCCTTTGATGGTGATTCTGATGTCCATCGGCTTTGGGACGGCGGAAAGCGTTGTGGAGCGCACGTGGACAAGGGCTCTTCTCCGAGGTCTGGCATCAACGGGTTTGGGGCTTCTGTTGGGTTCGGTGATGTTTGTCATTGCCAACATTGTGTTCAACATTCTTATTGCCATCGTTTTGGAAATGGGCGTTGAGTCAGAAACAAGTCCGCTGTTCTGGGTCTCCCGGTCGGTGGCCTGGGCTGTTTTCGGAATTGCAGGGGGGCTCATTTTCGGCATAGTAAGCGTGTCGGGGAAAAAAACGCTGTACGGGATGCTGGGAGGGGTTATCGGGGCCGCCGCCGGAGGCCTGCTGTTCGATCCCATTGCGCTGCTTACGGGAGGGGCCGAAGCCAGCCGTGCAATAGGGATGGCTATTCTGGGCGCAGGCACAGGCGTTGCCATTGGGCTTGTTGAGAGCGCTCTCAAGGATCGGTGGTTGTACGTGTCCGGCGGGCCGCTGGCCGGCAAACAGTTTGTGCTGTACCAGGATCATGTAACCCTGGGGAGAAGTCAGTCCAATACGATCTACCTCTTCAAGGACGATACAATCCTTGAGCAGCACGCTGTCATAGAGCACCGCGCGGGGAGGTCGTTGTTGACTGCATACGGTCAACTCGTGGTCTCGGGTCAATTGTTGCATCCGGGAATGCAGCATATGCTCAGGAACGGAGATGTGCTTCAAATTGGCCGGTATGTGTTTACCTATGCCGAGAGAGAGAGAGCTGCAAGACCATGAGCCAATTCACTTTTAGCTGCCCTCATTGCCGCCGGCCGCTTACGGCGGATTCTGTTTGGGTTGGAAGGGAAGTGCGCTGTCCCAGTTGTTCGATACCCTTCGTGGTTGCGAAGCCTGCTCCGCCCGTGTTGCGGGTTGCCCCGCCTGTTTTGGCGGCCGAGAACGTTTGCCCGTATTGCAAGACCAAGATCGGCGCCGCGGAAAGCACCTGCGTGTGCCCGGTTTGTCATACCCCGCATCACGCGGATTGCTGGAATGAAAATAGGGGTTGCACCGTGTTTGGGTGCACGATGGCGCCGCCCGATGAGGAAAGAATCATCGTGGGTGGAGACCGAGGGGCGCCGATTCCGCCGCAAGCGCCAACTTCGCCTGGATATCTTCCTCCCTACCGGCCGAGGGTTACGGCGCCCGGGGCCACGTCGTCATTGGTGTTGGCCCTCGTGGGCTTCTTCATCTGCGGGCCCATTTTCGGTCTCTTGGCAATCAGCGAGGCCAACAGGGCAAAGCGCATGATTCAGATGCAGCCCGACGTATATAACGGGGAAGGACTGGCAACCGCCGGACTCGTTCTTGGAATCATTGAACTCGTGTTAGGGGGATTGCTTGTGTTCATGGTTTTCGCCTCTTCGTTGTAGGCATAGGTTCTTGGTCTGACTGGTTGGCAGTTGATTGATACGAAGGTGTGAAAATGAGTTCTCCGCGGGTGCGACGTCTGCAGAGTGACTACGACCGGATAGCCACACGGTTTGCCGGGTGGCCTTTGGTACGGGTCGAGCTGGCCCAGGGAGTCCCGCCGGACTTATACCGGATCTGGTACCAGATAAGAGGCCTTTACACTACCCCCGATGGGCGTGTCTTGGAGCGCGATGAACATGTCTTGGAAATCAGGCTTGGTCTGGAGTACCCGAGGCGCGCGCCGCAGCTGCGTTTGCTGACGCCACTTTTTCACCCGAATTTCAATGAGACGGAAGTCTGTGCGCAGGATATTTACGCGGCATCGGAAGGCCTTGACGACCTGATCATCCGGATAGGGCGAATGATAGCGTATCAAGAATACAACACGAAGAGTCCCCTCAACGGGATCGCGGCCAGATGGGCTTCAGAGAACAGCGGCAGGCTGCCGGTAGACCGCCGAGAGATTGCTCCCCCTGCTGTCGGAGCTGACGCTGTCCAGCGAAAAGCCCCGGTTGAGCGCCCCAAACCTGTTTCGGAAGAGCATTCAGCGTATCCTGTTGTGATTACAGAAGGCGACGTGTCAACGCTTGGGCGAGGTTCTCATGTGGAGCCCCCGAAACTTCGTTGTTCTCGGTGTGGCGCATGGTTTACACGCGAGAATGGCGGCCCTGTTAGCCCATCGGGCCTGGCCGGTATGCCTTCGCAGTCCGGCAATGCTCCTGCCATGTGCCCCCGTTGCAGAAAGCCGCTCAAGCCCGGCAGAAAAGCGCAACCAGACAAACCGCAGAGCCCGCGGCGACACACTCCGATCGCCAAGATAGCGGACAGGCAGTTGCAGCGACAAACAGCAAAAGATGCGTATAGACGGGCCTCCGCGCTTCACGCCGAAAGACGCTATGACGTGGCGCAGCCCATCCTTGATGAACTACTCGAAGCTTTTCCAGGCAATACTCAAGCCATGTACGCGGCCGCGCTGAACCTTGCTGCCATGGGCCGCACAGGCGAAGCAATTGCTATCGCAGATTCCTTGGTTCGCGACCATGGATACCAAAAGGCGGCGTCTCTCCTCGAGCAGCTGAAGAGCAGTTGATACTGCTTATCAAAGTTCCGTGAGGGGGTCCATCCCGTGCTGCCGTTCACATAAGCCCGATATCTCCGAATGAAACAGAGTGCGGCCAAGAATTCCGAGCGCCGCGGGAAGATGGGGTACCTAGGATTGCCGAGCACGAACGCCAATCCATTCGCGGCTGGGAACGCCGGAGCAACAGGGCGGACGGCCCGGACCTTGGGCGAGCGCATGCGCGGGCGTATTTCGCCGCTGGGAGTAATTACGCTGTCCTTGCCGCTGACGGTCCAGCGCACGGGCACTGTCGGGACATGGTTTGCGGGCATAGGCCCGGGCAGGGCGGACGCTCGGTCCAGTGGGAGGTTTCCGGGCTGTCTTTCCGCGACAGGTCGGGCATCCAGAAGTTGGCGGTGGCGGACGCCAGGTGGGGGCCGCTCCGTCCGCCCGGCGCTCGGTCTGATTCGGGCCACCCTGGGTTTGCGCCGGAAGCGGGTTTCGTCTCAGTCGTATTGATGCCGCATGTCGCGCAGACGGATGCGGAGGAGGTCGCGCAGCATGCGGGCTGAATCGCTCACGGCGTTGACGCGTGATGTGGGCGAGTTCACCCACGTTACGCCCACCTGATCGATGCGGAACCCGTGTTTCCGGGCGATGAACAGGACCTCAGCGTCAAACCCGAAGCCCGGGATGGTCATGCGCGGAAAGATGTCAGCGGCGGCCGCCCGGGTGAAGCCTTTGAACCCGCACTGGGTGTCGGGAAACCCTTTTATCGCGAGGAGCTGAACGAATACATTGAAGATGCGCCCCATGGTTTGGCGATACAACGCCTGGCGCACCCGCACGTCGGCGTCCGGCGCAGTGCGTGATCCGATCACGACGTCGGCCCCATCTTCGAATCGCTCCCACAGCTTCTCGAGGTCGTGGACAGGTGTTGAGCCATCCGCGTCGGAAAAGACCCGATAATCGCCCTGGGCCGCGAGCATGCCGGTCCGCACCGCATGGCCTTTGCCCTGGTTGGGTTTGTACTCGATGACCTGCACGCCGGGGAAGGCTCTGCGCACAAACCCCGCCGTGCCGTCGGAACTCCCGTCGTCGACGACGATGATCTCGGACTCGTAGTCCTGCCGCTGCAAGTATTCCTGGGCCTTCACGATGGTGTCGCCGATTCGCCGGCTTTCGTTATAGGCGGGTATGACAAATGAAAGGTGCACGACTGCTGTCCGTTGGACGAGCTCCCGGGCGCTTCATCCGCTCCTGCACAATGCCGATGTCTTGTATGAGCATACCATGATCGGGCCGCGGGAGGTGAATTCCACGAAAAAGGCGGTGGATACGCGCCGCGCCGGGGCGGCATCCACCGCACGGGAGCGTGTTCTATCAACCCTGAGCGGGCTGAAACCAGATATTGCGATAGCGAACCTGATTGCCGTGGTCCTGCAGCATAAGCACGCCCTCGGGCACTTCCTGGTCGCTGACGCCGCCGGCCGTGCACGTGGGCAGTTCGACGTCGTTGTGAATGACGATCCCGTTGTGGACGACGGTAATCCGCGCGTTCTGGAGCTTCTTGCCGGCCTCATCGAACGTGGGAGCGGTAAACGTGATGTCGTAGGTTTGCCACTCTTCCGGCGGGAGCGACGCGCACACAAGAGGCGTGGCGATCTTGTAGATGCCGCCGCACAGGTTGTCGGCCGGGTCATCGCCAAAACTGTCCAGCACCTGGACCTCGTAACGGCCCTGGACATAGACTCCGCTGTTTCCGCGGCCCTGGCCTGTCGCGCCGGCCATGAGGGGGCACTGGAACTCGATATGCAGCTGGCCGGAACCGAACGTCTGCTTTGTAACGAGGTTGCTGTTGCAGACTTCCATGGCCCCTTCGCCGGTGAGGCACCATACAAGCGGGCTACGCTCCCAGTTGGCCTCGGCATTTGTTCCATCGAAGACGACAATCGCGCCTTCCGGCGCCGTGGCGCCCAGCGTGGGGGGCTTAATGAAGATCTTGTTCATCTGAAACGTGATGGTCTTGCCTTTGCTTGAGAACTGGCCGGTCATAGCGTCGTTTTCGGATTTTGCCGTAACGTTGTAGACAACGTTGTCGACACGGACTTCGCCGCTGTATTCCGCGGTGGTGGCCTTGTCGTTGGCCCGTTCGCCCGTGATGACTACTTTGGTGTCTTCGGCTATGAACAGGTTGACGCGATATTTGAGGTCGCTCCTGGCGATGACCTGGGCGGAGAGGGTCCGGTTCTCCCAGCCGCCGCCATCAAAACGCCCCTTCCAGTTGCCCTGCATCGGATTGTCGGCCGCCAGCGCCTGGAATGCCGCAGTCATGGTTACGGCGATGATACACAGTGGAGTCACTCGCATGGATCTCATTCCTTCCTGTTTCGGGCTGCGCCCGCTACCTGGCCTCTACCTTCAGTTCGTGAATGGACCAGAACCAGCCGTCGGCGGAACCGGTCTGCACAATACGAATGTACCGGCCTTTTGTGTTTTTACAGTCGATAATGGTTATGGGTTCCTTTCCCTCGCCTTTCGCCACGGGCTCTCCCCAATTCTCCGTATTGCTCGAGATGTATACCTCGTAGCCGCGCGGGTAATCCTGGGGAGATTTCGAGGCGTCGAGGATAATTCGCGCTACGTTGCCGGTCCATCCAAGGTCCAGCATGAACCATTGGCCGGGCTGTTGTTGGACGCCGGTATCCCAGCGGGTTTCGATATCGTTGTCAATAGCGTTGGCGGACGCGTCCGAGGCTACCGATGCGCTGGTTTGGTATGTGGCGCCCTGTATGGCCTCGGCGGCCAGTTTTGCTTCCTCCTTTACTTCGTTGTCCTCAAGATACGGGCGAATCACCTCGAGGGCGTCAGGATGACCCATCTTCGCCAATCCGGAAAGCACCAGTTTCTTCTCTTCAGCGGTCTTGGCGAGCGCGCAGACTTCGCGGTAGAGCGCGAGTGTCTGCTGGGCATCGCGGTCGCTGGGCATTGCCACCATGCGCACATAGCCGCGTAAGGCGATGATGCGGTCCGTCTCGTTCGAAGCGTTCCTGGCGAAACCCAGCAGGGTGTCCATGGGCGCGGCGCCGGGCCAGTCGCTCAACACGCGGAGAGCGGTGGCTCGGACTTCCCCGCCGTCTCCGGAACCGGCCGCATTGAGCACGGCCGGCATCGCCGCTTCGTCGCCTATCTGACCCAAGACGCGCAAGAGGGCGGCTTTTGCCTCGGCACCGGTATCCGCGCTGGCGAAGGCGGCCAACAGGGGCTTGGCTCGGCCGCCATTCTCCTCGGCGCGCAGGCCAACGACCATGGCCGCATTCTCGGCAGCATTGCGGGTCGCGTTGTCTTGTGCCGCGACAATGCCCGCGACGAGCTGGGGCAGGGCGTCCTGGGGCGCCACGGTTGCGAGGGCGTCGAGCGCGGCGACGCGCACCTCCGGGGCCCTGTCAGCAGCGGCTGCAAGAAGCGCCGGGGTTGTGTCGGATGCGAACCGTTCGCCCAGTGCCCGTGCGGCCTCGACGCGTTCGGGCGGGGCGGGGGCGTTCTGCATGCGGTCTGCGAGTGCGGCGTTGATATTCGGACCGCGCAGCCGGTTCAGAGCCCGGCGCGCCAATTCCTGCGTGCGGCCCTCATTCGCCGCTGCGAGCTTCGTCAAGAGCGTTACCGAGCCCTCGTCGCCAAGGACCGCCAAGGTCTCGAGGGCCGCGTTGCGCACCCGTTCGTCCCCGCTTGTTGCTGCTTGCATGACAGCGTCCAGGGCGGCCGGGCCGGCGCGATCCGCCAAAGCGATGAGCAGGAGCGCCTGGGTCTCAGCGGGAAGGCCAGGCAGCTCGGCTACGAACGCGCGGGTAGCCGCTTCACCGCCGGGAACGCTGCGCACCGCGGCTGCGGCGGCTTCCCGGAGCGCGGGGCTGCCCTGGCGCAGGGCATCGACAACGACCGCCGCGGCGTTATCGCCTTGAGCCTGCACCATGCCGCGCAGAGCGGCCACGCGAAACCGGTCGGGACATTCCGAACGGTAGACGGCATCGTAAATTGCCTGGGCCTGAGCGGTCTGACCCTCAACCAGCAGACCGTCGGCACATAGCAGGCGGGCATCGAGCAGCACGGGAATGAGACCAGCCGGGAGGCCTTGTTTGCGGCCAGCCAGCGTTTCGGCGGCGCGGGCGCCGCCGATCTTTCCCAAGGCGATGATAGCCGCGCCCGCGACCCCGGCATCGGGATCGGCGGCGAGCGCGGCGAGCGCGTCGACAGCGGCCTGGCTTCTGCGTTCGCCGAGGCCGTTGATGAGTCCGA
Coding sequences within:
- a CDS encoding ubiquitin-conjugating enzyme E2, encoding MSSPRVRRLQSDYDRIATRFAGWPLVRVELAQGVPPDLYRIWYQIRGLYTTPDGRVLERDEHVLEIRLGLEYPRRAPQLRLLTPLFHPNFNETEVCAQDIYAASEGLDDLIIRIGRMIAYQEYNTKSPLNGIAARWASENSGRLPVDRREIAPPAVGADAVQRKAPVERPKPVSEEHSAYPVVITEGDVSTLGRGSHVEPPKLRCSRCGAWFTRENGGPVSPSGLAGMPSQSGNAPAMCPRCRKPLKPGRKAQPDKPQSPRRHTPIAKIADRQLQRQTAKDAYRRASALHAERRYDVAQPILDELLEAFPGNTQAMYAAALNLAAMGRTGEAIAIADSLVRDHGYQKAASLLEQLKSS
- a CDS encoding Mov34/MPN/PAD-1 family protein, which translates into the protein MSSRNKKHKRKSPESKDKAVTIHASVLQTIRQHAHRTPQVEICGALIGQLTDARVEVVGAVPGEGASHGGAHVTFTQEAWVRIHEERADRFPGQRIVGWYHSHPGFGVFLSEHDTFIHKNFFTGPGNLAWVYDPLSEEEGCFGWSRGQIRRLTHFSVVSDADDSAGVLKEPEADSPYSVVVRDEPRQEAVPVRRFRRIFIAVVLVLAIAAGWFVLTRTSIHEKLNEALSTLGRLLAWLKSKIH
- a CDS encoding ThiF family adenylyltransferase, producing the protein MQTDAHAVAITDANLAEDRFSRFGLIEWWDQQKLRDAKILVVGAGAIGNEVLKNLALLGVGQVLVIDLDLIESSNLSRSVLFRPGDVGRRKAHVAAERTRDIYCDCQTSSISGNVMHDVGLGVFGWADVILGALDNREARLWLNRASWKMNRPWIDAAIEGMNGVVRAFLPGEPPCYECTLGEVDWKILERRMSCNLLTRRDMEMGKTPTTPTTSSVIAGIQVQEALKYLHGLPVLSGKGYVFEGMNHTSYVVEYTSNDDCFSHEVYRDFRSWPKSCDETTLAEVYAYAEEELGSREVVLDFSRDIIHTLRCPRCNTVTEAFRCVGALSSHEGLCPSDGEMREVTTIHGYGGTEPYGNRTIRSLGLPPYDVFAARSREREIQILVQGDYAEVLGGFSR
- a CDS encoding FHA domain-containing protein, which gives rise to MKKDPQKIRITWDDVKNARISEPAPLPLPIPGTSQTGEERSWGNISQTGHPTGAFAASGGNVLLKGWFYLGAAGLMGAFLAWLICEPSFGDNVNGWGWGNVLIFPLMVILMSIGFGTAESVVERTWTRALLRGLASTGLGLLLGSVMFVIANIVFNILIAIVLEMGVESETSPLFWVSRSVAWAVFGIAGGLIFGIVSVSGKKTLYGMLGGVIGAAAGGLLFDPIALLTGGAEASRAIGMAILGAGTGVAIGLVESALKDRWLYVSGGPLAGKQFVLYQDHVTLGRSQSNTIYLFKDDTILEQHAVIEHRAGRSLLTAYGQLVVSGQLLHPGMQHMLRNGDVLQIGRYVFTYAERERAARP
- a CDS encoding glycosyltransferase family 2 protein, with amino-acid sequence MHLSFVIPAYNESRRIGDTIVKAQEYLQRQDYESEIIVVDDGSSDGTAGFVRRAFPGVQVIEYKPNQGKGHAVRTGMLAAQGDYRVFSDADGSTPVHDLEKLWERFEDGADVVIGSRTAPDADVRVRQALYRQTMGRIFNVFVQLLAIKGFPDTQCGFKGFTRAAAADIFPRMTIPGFGFDAEVLFIARKHGFRIDQVGVTWVNSPTSRVNAVSDSARMLRDLLRIRLRDMRHQYD
- a CDS encoding ThuA domain-containing protein, producing MRRWSTTLVAAAAVVSLLLGGAFGAFAQTDDEIARMRAAMPAKPRVAPAKPRTLLVFSLCRGFVHSAVPYGAKAFEILGETTGAYTVVQSSDIAVFEPDALSQFDAVVFNNTTGELFLPPDLANLSQEEQLQARERDARLKAGLLEFIRSGKGVIGVHAATDTFYNWPDYGEFMGGYFNGHPWNEDVAVKIDDPAHPVNRAFAGQGFTIADEIYQFKEPYSREKLRVLLSLDTSKTDMTKGGINRDDGDFAVSWVRGYGQGRVFYCSLGHRHEIFWTPAILQHYLDGIQFALGDLAADVTPSAQLPADYAGKAMIALETTLVDEAAHALATYNLGGAPTNLRFLETVVNDTYARSESRRAVAERLAAILSDPAATLDAKRSVCSQLYHLGVPEVTPLVAPLLSDPNLSDAARYALERIETPEVDQAYLEALPKASGNAKLGLINGLGERRSQAAVDALAALAADPDAGVAGAAIIALGKIGGARAAETLAGRKQGLPAGLIPVLLDARLLCADGLLVEGQTAQAQAIYDAVYRSECPDRFRVAALRGMVQAQGDNAAAVVVDALRQGSPALREAAAAAVRSVPGGEAATRAFVAELPGLPAETQALLLIALADRAGPAALDAVMQAATSGDERVRNAALETLAVLGDEGSVTLLTKLAAANEGRTQELARRALNRLRGPNINAALADRMQNAPAPPERVEAARALGERFASDTTPALLAAAADRAPEVRVAALDALATVAPQDALPQLVAGIVAAQDNATRNAAENAAMVVGLRAEENGGRAKPLLAAFASADTGAEAKAALLRVLGQIGDEAAMPAVLNAAGSGDGGEVRATALRVLSDWPGAAPMDTLLGFARNASNETDRIIALRGYVRMVAMPSDRDAQQTLALYREVCALAKTAEEKKLVLSGLAKMGHPDALEVIRPYLEDNEVKEEAKLAAEAIQGATYQTSASVASDASANAIDNDIETRWDTGVQQQPGQWFMLDLGWTGNVARIILDASKSPQDYPRGYEVYISSNTENWGEPVAKGEGKEPITIIDCKNTKGRYIRIVQTGSADGWFWSIHELKVEAR
- a CDS encoding DUF1080 domain-containing protein; this translates as MRVTPLCIIAVTMTAAFQALAADNPMQGNWKGRFDGGGWENRTLSAQVIARSDLKYRVNLFIAEDTKVVITGERANDKATTAEYSGEVRVDNVVYNVTAKSENDAMTGQFSSKGKTITFQMNKIFIKPPTLGATAPEGAIVVFDGTNAEANWERSPLVWCLTGEGAMEVCNSNLVTKQTFGSGQLHIEFQCPLMAGATGQGRGNSGVYVQGRYEVQVLDSFGDDPADNLCGGIYKIATPLVCASLPPEEWQTYDITFTAPTFDEAGKKLQNARITVVHNGIVIHNDVELPTCTAGGVSDQEVPEGVLMLQDHGNQVRYRNIWFQPAQG
- a CDS encoding DUF4190 domain-containing protein, giving the protein MGGDRGAPIPPQAPTSPGYLPPYRPRVTAPGATSSLVLALVGFFICGPIFGLLAISEANRAKRMIQMQPDVYNGEGLATAGLVLGIIELVLGGLLVFMVFASSL